One Paramisgurnus dabryanus chromosome 10, PD_genome_1.1, whole genome shotgun sequence genomic region harbors:
- the LOC135739371 gene encoding GTPase IMAP family member 7: MSKYLKRLFPCCFSSVRKQDTPLRIVLIGKTGVGKSAVGNTILGKNAFASSPSAKSVTHQCRKEKANDQRDIYVIDTPGVLDTSEPMDDIKREIVRCIQVSAPGPHAFLLVIQIGRFTTEEQNSVRALQEIFGEEASKYMIVVFTHGDALKDQTIKQYVQSGHKDLRRVIQSCGSRYVVFDNTKMKNQGQVKELIEKIDEMVAANGGGCFTQEMYEEAEELIQQQQIERDLAELLEYDFSFIENLEDKVRLFQQILLGHLHQNLGFNDDESL; the protein is encoded by the exons ATGAGCAAATATTTGAAGCGTCTGTTTCCCTGCTGTTTTTCTTCAGTAAGAAAACAAG ACACGCCACTTCGCATTGTACTGATTGGAAAAACTGGAGTTGGGAAAAGTGCAGTCGGAAACACCATTCTCGGTAAAAACGCTTTCGCATCATCCCCTTCTGCAAAATCTGTTACTCATCAGTGCAGAAAAGAAAAGGCGAATGACCAAAGAGACATTTATGTGATTGACACGCCTGGAGTCTTGGACACCAGTGAACCAATGGATGACATCAAAAGAGAAATCGTGAGATGCATCCAGGTGTCAGCACCAGGTCCTCATGCGTTCCTGCTGGTGATCCAAATTGGCCGTTTCACAACCGAGGAGCAAAATTCTGTTCGAGCTCTACAAGAGATCTTTGGAGAAGAAGCTTCAAAATACATGATAGTGGTCTTCACTCATGGTGATGCACTTAAGgatcaaacaataaaacaatatgTCCAAAGTGGTCACAAAGACCTTAGAAGAGTCATCCAGAGCTGTGGAAGTAGATATGTGGTTTTTGATAACACAAAGATGAAAAATCAAGGCCAGGTGAAAGAATTAATAGAGAAAATTGATGAGATGGTGGCAGCCAACGGGGGAGGTTGCTTTACTCAAGAAATGTATGAAGAAGCAGAAGAACTGATTCAACAACAGCAGATAGAGAGAGATTTGGCAGAGCTTCTAGAGTATGATTTTAGCTTTATTGAGAACCTTGAAGATAAAGTCCGTTTGTTTCAACAAATATTACTTGGGCACCTTCACCAAAATTTGGGATTTAATGACGATGAGTCATTATAA
- the LOC135739364 gene encoding GTPase IMAP family member 7-like gives MTECPNLLCCCCCPRKQKNVPLEVKPGADRFQVGKPLRIVLIGKTGVGKSAVGNTILGREAFKSEPSANSVTHQCRKEKANYQRNIYVIDTPGVLDTKKPKDDIKREIVRCIQVSAPGPHVFLLVIQIGRFTAEEQNSVRALQEIFGEEASKYMIVVFTHGDLLKGQTIQDYVHNGHDELRRVVQSCGSRYVVFDNTNMFNRSQVKILIEKIDEMVAANGGGCFTQEMYEEAEKQIKQRQKQQQIEREEAELLEYDFSFLEILDDKIPLFQQILLAAEDIYILEVDNSIF, from the exons ATGACTGAGTGTCCGAACCTcctgtgttgttgttgttgtccaAGAAAACAAA AGAACGTCCCTTTAGAAGTGAAGCCAGGAGCTGATCGCTTTCAAG TAGGCAAGCCGCTTCGCATTGTACTGATTGGAAAAACTGGAGTTGGGAAAAGTGCGGTCGGAAACACCATTCTTGGAAGAGAAGCTTTCAAGTCAGAGCCTTCTGCAAACTCTGTTACTCATCAATGCAGAAAAGAAAAAGCGAATTACCAAAGAAACATTTATGTGATTGACACACCTGGAGTCTTGGACACCAAGAAACCGAAAGACGACATCAAAAGAGAAATCGTGAGATGCATTCAGGTGTCAGCACCAGGTCCTCATGTGTTCCTGCTGGTGATACAAATTGGCCGTTTCACAGCTGAGGAGCAAAATTCTGTTCGAGCTCTACAAGAGATCTTTGGAGAAGAAGCTTCAAAATACATGATAGTGGTCTTCACCCATGGAGATTTGCTCAAAGGTCAGACAATTCAAGACTATGTTCACAATGGTCATGATGAACTCAGGAGAGTCGTCCAGAGCTGTGGAAGTAGATATGTTGTTTTTGATAACACTAACATGTTTAACCGATCTCAGGTGAAAATATTAATTGAGAAAATCGATGAGATGGTGGCAGCCAATGGGGGAGGTTGCTTTACTCAAGAAATGTATGAAGAAgcagaaaaacaaataaaacaacgacaaaaacaacagcagatagagagagaggaggCAGAGCTTCTGGAGTATGACTTTAGCTTTCTTGAGATCTTGGATGATAAAATCCCTTTGTTTCAACAAATATTGCTTGCAGCCGAagacatttacattttagaggttgataattcaattttttaa
- the LOC135739354 gene encoding GTPase IMAP family member 9-like, with protein sequence MTCCLNCLCCYCPIVHQPNIPLRIVLIGKTGVGKSAVGNCILGRKAFESSPFVNSVTHVCRKERVNVGRDIYVIDTPGILHTSKSLDEIKPEIVRCIQVSAPGPHVFLLVFQIYRFTNEEQNSVRALQELFGEEASKYMIVVFTHGDLLKDETIQEYVQKGHNELRRVIQSCGSRYVVFDATNMRNRSQVKLLIEKIDEMVAANGGGCFTQEMYEEAEELMKQQQQQQQIERELAELLEYDKIPAFQQTLLEAGLINILECAEPAPDHD encoded by the exons ATGACTTGCTGTCTAAATtgtctgtgttgttattgtCCTATAGTACATCAACCAA ACATACCACTTCGCATTGTACTGATTGGAAAAACTGGAGTTGGGAAAAGTGCAGTTGGAAATTGCATTCTCGGTAGAAAAGCTTTTGAATCATCCCCTTTTGTAAATTCTGTTACTCATGTATGCAGAAAGGAAAGGGTGAATGTCGGAAGAGACATTTATGTTATTGATACGCCTGGCATTTTGCACACCAGTAAATCGCTAGATGAGATCAAACCAGAAATTGTGAGGTGCATTCAGGTGTCAGCACCAGGTCCTCATGTGTTCCTGCTGGTGTTCCAAATTTACCGTTTCACAAACGAGGAGCAAAATTCTGTTCGGGCTTTACAAGAGCTCTTTGGTGAAGAAGCTTCAAAATACATGATAGTGGTCTTCACTCATGGAGATTTGCTCAAAGATGAAACAATTCAAGAATATGTCCAAAAAGGCCACAATGAACTCCGAAGAGTCATCCAGAGCTGTGGAAGCAGATATGTTGTTTTTGATGCCACTAACATGAGGAATCGATCTCAGGTGAAATTATTAATTGAGAAAATAGATGAGATGGTGGCAGCTAATGGAGGAGGTTGCTTTACTCAAGAAATGTATGAAGAAGCAGAAGAACTGatgaaacaacaacaacaacagcagcagATAGAGAGAGAGTTGGCAGAGCTTCTGGAGTATGATAAAATCCCTGCCTTCCAACAAACATTGCTTGAGGCCGGACTCATTAACATTTTAGAGTGtgcagagccggcgccagatcATGACTAA
- the LOC135739346 gene encoding GTPase IMAP family member 9-like: MFARLNCLCCYCPIAHQPNTPLRIVMIGKTGVGKSAVGNCILGRKAFESSPSANSVTHVCRKEKVNVGRDIYVIDTPGILDTNKSLDKIKPEIVRCIQVSAPGPHVFLLVIQIGRFTNEEQNSVRALQELFGEEASKYMIVVFTHGDLLKDETIQEYVQKGHDELRRVIQSCGSRYVVFDTTNMRNRSQVKILIEKIDEMVTANGGGCFSQEMYKEAEELIQQQQRRRKINRELAELLEYDFNFLDILDARIPLFHQILLGNYFQNLGFDDRMF; this comes from the exons ATGTTTGCGCGTCTAAATtgtctgtgttgttattgtCCTATAGCACATCAACCAA ACACACCGCTTCGCATTGTAATGATTGGAAAAACTGGAGTTGGGAAAAGTGCAGTTGGAAACTGCATTCTCGGTAGAAAAGCTTTTGAATCATCCCCTTCTGCAAATTCTGTTACTCATGTATGCAGAAAAGAAAAGGTGAATGTCGGAAGAGACATTTATGTTATTGATACCCCTGGCATCTTGGACACCAATAAATCGCTAGATAAGATCAAACCAGAAATCGTGAGATGCATTCAGGTGTCAGCACCAGGTCCTCATGTGTTCCTGCTGGTGATCCAAATTGGCCGTTTCACAAACGAGGAGCAAAATTCTGTTCGGGCTTTACAAGAGCTCTTTGGTGAAGAAGCTTCAAAATACATGATAGTGGTCTTCACTCATGGAGATTTGCTCAAAGATGAAACAATTCAAGAATATGTCCAAAAAGGCCACGATGAACTCCGAAGAGTCATCCAGAGCTGTGGAAGTAGATATGTTGTTTTTGATACCACTAACATGAGGAATCGATCTCAGGTGAAAATATTAATTGAGAAAATAGATGAGATGGTGACAGCCAATGGAGGAGGTTGCTTTTCTCAAGAAATGTATAAAGAAGCAGAAGAGTTGAttcaacaacaacaacgaaGAAGAAAAATAAACAGAGAGCTTGCCGAGCTTCTGGAGTATGATTTTAACTTTCTTGATATATTGGATGCTAGAATTCCTTTGTTCCATCAAATATTGCTTGGGAACTATTTCCAAAATCTTGGGTTTGATGATCGAATGttctaa
- the LOC135739338 gene encoding uncharacterized protein, whose protein sequence is MSKGHENLELHEDGYFTIFLLGTDNRRMCLVGNKIVDYEHFTPGPGRFEEVSLEIEGKWFTVLNYQELTQIQERMVSYSGSPCMMVFVLQPDHVSQRDMDILRAFHQRFGKKMAENTVVLLVSNENQKSAKPKHIDENLKRILYYCQMKVCHFNRNMNQSELIKQLKKCWKNVPDVQKNKVESKILISFLFYCRSHMPYLEKNETLQPQKAMQQEHKSEEDQTAINKKNTLTILLLGQTGSGKSATGNTILRKQHFESYASSLPVTEACQMAEETICGIKIRVIDTPDFFDEALKNQDKQIKRCKELIQPGPDAYVLVMELGRFTDGEREIIDNIQRTFGEDVVRETIIVFTGKEKLRGKTLSEYIENTDTHLQQLIRTCGTRCLAFNNNDPNDRQFQKLLEMILEMKKQNGNTDILEYPTFYKTSEKKDCRIQ, encoded by the exons ATGTCAAAAG GGCATGAAAACCTTGAGCTTCATGAGGATGGCTATTTCACAATTTTCCTGCTGGGGACAGACAACAGACGTATGTGTTTGGTGGGGAATAAAATAGTTGATTATGAACATTTCACGCCAGGACCGGGCAGATTTGAAGAGGTATCACTGGAGATAGAGGGCAAGTGGTTTACTGTTCTGAATTACCAGGAGTTAACACAGATTCAGGAACGCATGGTTTCATACTCTGGTTCTCCATGTATGATGGTATTTGTCCTGCAGCCTGATCATGTTTCTCAGAGGGATATGGACATACTTAGAGCATTTCACCAGAGGTTTGGTAAAAAGATGGCAGAAAACACTGTGGTACTTCTGGTCAGTAATGAAAACCAGAAATCGGCAAAGCCAAAACATATAGATGAGAACCTGAAACGCATTCTGTATTACTGCCAAATGAAAGTGTGTCATTTTAACAGAAATATGAATCAAAGTGAACTAATCAAACAACTGAAGAAATGTTGGAAAAATGTTCCTGATGTGCAAAAAAACAAGGTTGAAAG CAAGATCTTAATATCTTTTCTGTTTTATTGCAGATCACATATGCCATATTTGGAAAAGAATGAGACTTTACAACCACAGAAGGCAATGCAACAAGAGCATAAATCAG aaGAAGATCAAACGGCTATCAATAAGAAAAACACCCTGACCATTTTGTTGCTGGGACAGACCGGAAGTGGGAAAAGCGCTACAGGAAACACCATACTAAGAAAACAACATTTTGAATCTTACGCCAGTTCTCTCCCAGTAACCGAGGCATGTCAGATGGCAGAGGAAACCATTTGTGGAATAAAGATCAGGGTCATAGACACTCCAGATTTTTTTGATGAGGCACTAAAAAACCAAGACAAACAGATAAAAAGGTGCAAAGAGCTCATTCAGCCTGGGCCTGATGCGTATGTACTGGTTATGGAGCTCGGTCGTTTCAcggatggagagagagagataattgACAATATACAGAGAACGTTTGGTGAGGACGTGGTGAGAGAAACCATTATTGTGTTCACTGGCAAAGAGAAGCTAAGAGGAAAAACATTATCAGAGTACATTGAAAATACGGACACCCACCTGCAGCAGCTTATACGCACCTGCGGGACGAGATGTCTTGCATTTAACAACAATGATCCCAATGATCGACAGTTTCAAAAACTTTTAGAAATGATTTTGGAAATGAAGAAACAAAATGGTAATACTGACATTTTGGAATACCCTACGTTTTATAAGACATCTGAGAAAAAAGACTGCAGAATCCAGTAA
- the LOC135739332 gene encoding trace amine-associated receptor 13c-like — MSNLGEANADNQTIQYCFPNNNLSCTRNIKSEAEYIFVYAFISVTSVFTVFLNLLVIISISHFKQLHTPTNVLILSLAIADLLVGLILMPVQGIKLIEPCWYFGEIFCAIFPLIFYVVVTASLGNLIIVSVDRYIAVNDPLRYPTRLNINRAVIAIIVNWLFSFVYCFILLYESFISPEKNHRCVGECILYIKLGYIITDVLVTLVTPCSVIISLYMKICFVARQQAQHLNSVSDKKAMSEKKAAKTLGIVVMVYILCWIPYYIAALILGQETSDSLVINIMYWVLCTNSCMNPIIYAMFYRWFRISAKYILTLKIFQPSSEYFNLFLEEK, encoded by the coding sequence ATGTCTAATTTGGGAGAGGCAAATGCGGACAATCAAACAATTCAATACTGCTTTCCAAACAATAATTTGTCATGTACCAGAAATATCAAATCTGAGGCTGAGTACATTTTTGTGTACGCTTTTATTTCTGTAACATCAGTCTTCACTGTGTTTCTGAATCTGCTGGTgatcatctccatctctcacttcaagCAGCTTCACACTCCAACCAATGTGCTCATTCTGTCTCTGGCTATTGCTGATCTGCTTGTGGGACTCATTCTCATGCCAGTACAGGGCATCAAATTAATTGAGCCGTGCTGGTATTTTGGAGAAATATTTTGTGCAATATTTCCTCTTATTTTCTATGTGGTCGTCACAGCGTCTCTTGGCAACTTGATTATTGTTTCTGTGGATCGTTACATTGCTGTGAATGACCCTTTGCGATACCCAACAAGGTTAAATATTAATAGAGCTGTTATTGCCATTATTGTAAACTGGTTATTTTCTTTTGTATATTGTTTTATTCTCTTGTATGAGTCTTTTATCTCTCCAGAGAAAAACCACAGGTGTGTTGGAGAATGTATACTTTATATTAAGTTGGGATATATAATAACAGATGTTTTAGTTACTTTAGTGACACCTTGTTCTGTAATCATTTCTTTATATATGAAAATCTGCTTTGTGGCAAGACAGCAGGCACAGCATTTAAATTCGGTCTCAGACAAAAAGGCCATGTCAGAAAAAAAAGCAGCAAAAACCTTAGGCATTGTTGTAATGGTTTATATTCTGTGTTGGATACCGTACTATATAGCTGCTCTTATTCTTGGCCAAGAAACAAGTGACTCTCTTGTAATTAATATAATGTATTGGGTATTGTGCACGAATTCCTGTATGAACCCTATTATCTATGCAATGTTTTATCGCTGGTTTAGAATATCagcaaaatacattttaactcTGAAAATATTTCAACCTTCATCAGAATACTTTAATCTGTTCCTAGAAGAAAAATGA
- the LOC135739325 gene encoding trace amine-associated receptor 13c-like, translated as MAYEKEDHETQYCFPAINSSCIKTKRSTHEYNIMYVFFSLLSVWTVFMNLLVIISISHFKKLHTPTNMLILSLAVTDLLIGLIIMPLETIRLIETCWYFGDTYCRLFVIIMGLLLFTSLSNLVLIAVDRYVAVCHPLLYTQKITTTKTLIIICLCWLCSLVYNIAIVVCISPRTECYGECIVMVNSFEGRAVDLFLSFVFPCSLLIILHLRIFYVAHQQVKVINSLLKRGKDLTEGSVRRKSEHKAALTLGIIVAIHLLCWIPYYILTLTENTFISPTVAQFLIWVLYVNSCLNPVIYALFYSWFRKSVKHILTLRIFMQANSRDNIFSDHHS; from the coding sequence ATGGCCTATGAGAAAGAAGATCATGAGACTCAATACTGCTTTCCTGCCATTAACTCATCATGCATCAAGACAAAACGCTCCACACATGAATACAAtatcatgtatgtgtttttttcattgctgTCAGTATGGACTGTGTTTATGAATCTGCTTGTgatcatctccatctctcacttcaagAAGCTTCACACTCCAACCAACATGCTCATTCTCTCTCTGGCTGTGACCGACCTGCTCATAGGACTTATTATCATGCCCTTGGAAACCATCAGGCTGATTGAGACATGTTGGTATTTTGGAGACACTTACTGTAGACTTTTTGTAATAATCATGGGATTGCTCCTCTTTACATCTCTAAGCAATTTAGTTTTAATAGCTGTTGACCGTTATGTGGCTGTGTGTCACCCTCTGCTGTACACacagaaaataacaacaactaaaacattaattattatcTGCCTTTGCTGGTTATGCTCTTTAGTTTATAACATTGCCATAGTAGTATGTATCTCACCGAGAACCGAGTGTTATGGTGAATGCATTGTTATGGTGAATAGTTTTGAAGGGAGAGCTGTCGATTTATTCTTATCCTTCGTATTTCCTTGTTCCCTGCTCATAATTTTGCACTTGAGGATATTTTATGTTGCACATCAGCAAGTGAAAGTTATAAACTCTCTGCTGAAGAGAGGAAAAGATCTAACAGAAGGTTCAGTGAGGAGGAAATCTGAGCACAAAGCCGCACTGACATTAGGAATCATTGTGGCAATTCATTTGCTTTGCTGGATTCCCTACTATATCTTAACTTTAACAGAAAACACATTTATCTCACCCACTGTAGCACAATTTCTAATATGGGTCTTGTATGTTAACTCATGCTTGAATCCGGTAATTTATGCTTTATTTTATTCCTGGTTTAGAAAGTCTGTTAAACACATATTAACTCTCAGAATATTTATGCAGGCAAACTCTCGAGACAACATATTCTCAGATCATCATTCATGA
- the LOC135739318 gene encoding trace amine-associated receptor 13c-like: protein MAYETEDHETQYCFPAINSSCIKTKRSTNEYNIMYVFFSLLSVWTVFMNLLVIISVSHYKKLHTPTNMLILSLAVTDLLVGLIIMPLEAIRLIETCWYFGDTFCRLFLIIMGLLLFTSLSNLVLIAVDRYVAVCHPLLYTQKITTTKTLIIICLCWLCSLVYNIAIVASISQRTDVCYGECIVMLSFEGRAVDLFFSFVFPCSLLIILHLRIFYVAHQQVKVINSLLKRGKDLTEGSVKRKSEHKAALTLGIIVAIHLLCWIPYYILTLTENTFISPTVAQFLVWVLYVNSCLNPVIYALFYSWFRTSVKHILTLRIFQQANYRDNIFSDHHS, encoded by the coding sequence ATGGCCTATGAGACAGAAGATCATGAGACTCAATACTGCTTTCCTGCCATTAACTCATCGTGCATCAAGACAAAACGCTCCACAAATGAATACAAtatcatgtatgtgtttttttcattgctgTCAGTATGGACTGTGTTTATGAATCTGCTGGTGATCATCTCAGTTTCTCACTACAAGAAGCTTCACACCCCAACCAACATGCTCATTCTCTCTCTGGCTGTGACCGACCTGCTCGTAGGACTTATAATTATGCCCTTGGAAGCCATCAGGTTGATTGAGACATGTTGGTACTTTGGAGACACTTTCTGTAgactttttttaataatcatGGGATTGCTCCTCTTTACATCTCTAAGCAATTTAGTTTTAATAGCTGTTGACCGTTATGTGGCTGTGTGTCACCCTCTGCTGTACACacagaaaataacaacaactaaaacattaattattatcTGCCTTTGCTGGTTATGCTCTTTAGTTTATAACATTGCTATAGTAGCAAGTATCTCACAGAGAACAGATGTGTGTTATGGTGAATGCATTGTTATGCTTAGTTTTGAAGGGAGAGCTGTCGATTTATTCTTTTCCTTCGTATTTCCTTGTTCCCTGCTCATAATTTTGCACTTGAGGATATTTTATGTTGCACATCAGCAAGTGAAAGTTATAAACTCTCTGCTGAAGAGAGGAAAAGATCTAACAGAAGGTTCAGTGAAGAGGAAATCTGAGCACAAAGCCGCACTGACATTAGGAATTATTGTGGCAATTCATTTGCTTTGCTGGATTCCCTATTATATCTTAACTTTAACAGAAAACACATTTATCTCACCCACTGTAGCACAATTTCTAGTATGGGTCTTGTATGTTAACTCATGCCTGAATCCGGTAATTTATGCTTTATTTTACTCCTGGTTTAGAACGTCTGTTAAACACATATTAACTCTCAGAATATTTCAGCAAGCAAACTATCGAGACAACATATTCTCAGATCATCATTCATGA